In Hymenobacter gelipurpurascens, one DNA window encodes the following:
- a CDS encoding response regulator has translation MPTILLIEDNEFIRENTAEILELAGYTVLTAENGKIGVARAIETKPDLVVCDIMMPVLDGYGVLQIFNQNPQLAGVPFIFLTAKTERADLRRGMELGADDYLTKPFDESELLSAITGRLNRFRQLRPEYDLQTPGGLGQFLDDASVVGNLMGLTADRRPHTLKKKQELYAEGDEPTRLYFVQAGRVKTMRRTAAGKELITGVYGPGEFFGYLPLLQQIPHPDSAVALEDATLLYIPQEDFLQLLHRNAAVGQQFVRLLAGRVSEREQQLLGMAYHSLRRRVADLLLQLHEQQVASHAEAPLIQLSRDDMAALIGTAPESLIRTLSEFKQDGLIEMTNHGIRLLNPQKLRQPNW, from the coding sequence ATGCCGACCATTCTGCTGATTGAGGACAACGAGTTTATTCGGGAAAACACCGCCGAGATTCTGGAGCTGGCCGGCTATACCGTCCTGACTGCCGAAAACGGCAAAATAGGCGTGGCGCGGGCTATCGAAACCAAGCCCGATCTGGTAGTCTGCGACATTATGATGCCGGTGCTCGATGGGTACGGCGTGCTGCAGATCTTCAACCAGAATCCGCAGCTGGCAGGTGTGCCGTTCATTTTCCTGACGGCCAAGACCGAGCGCGCCGATTTGCGGCGAGGGATGGAGCTGGGCGCCGATGACTACCTGACCAAGCCGTTTGATGAAAGCGAGCTGCTGAGCGCCATCACGGGCCGCCTCAACCGCTTCCGCCAGCTCCGGCCCGAGTATGACTTGCAGACACCAGGTGGCCTAGGCCAGTTTCTCGACGATGCTTCGGTGGTGGGCAACCTGATGGGTCTGACCGCTGACCGGCGCCCCCACACGCTCAAGAAAAAGCAGGAACTCTACGCCGAGGGCGACGAGCCTACCCGCCTGTACTTCGTGCAGGCGGGGCGCGTGAAGACGATGCGCCGCACGGCTGCCGGCAAAGAGCTGATTACGGGCGTATATGGCCCCGGCGAGTTCTTTGGCTACCTGCCCTTGCTTCAGCAAATCCCCCACCCCGATTCGGCAGTAGCCCTCGAGGACGCGACGCTGCTCTATATTCCGCAGGAAGATTTTCTGCAGCTGCTGCACCGCAATGCCGCCGTAGGCCAGCAATTTGTACGGCTGCTGGCGGGGCGCGTGAGCGAGCGGGAGCAGCAACTGCTGGGTATGGCCTACCACTCGTTGCGCCGGCGCGTGGCCGATCTGTTGCTGCAGCTGCACGAGCAACAAGTCGCCAGCCATGCCGAAGCGCCCCTTATCCAGCTCTCCCGCGACGACATGGCGGCCCTCATCGGCACCGCTCCTGAGTCCCTGATTCGGACCCTGAGTGAGTTCAAGCAGGATGGGCTGATTGAAATGACCAACCACGGCATCCGGCTGCTGAACCCGCAGAAGCTGCGTCAGCCCAACTGGTAG